A genomic region of Terriglobales bacterium contains the following coding sequences:
- a CDS encoding phosphoketolase family protein codes for MGDVEVTEQALPAKQNAITHKPLSAEEARKLDAYWRAANYLSVGQIYLKENPCLERPLTLEDIKPRLLGHWGTTPGLNFVYVHLNRLIVQNDLNMIYIIGPGHGGPGIVAHTYLEGSYTEIYPHIEQNRDGMKRLFRQFSWPYGIPSHVAPETPGSIHEGGELGYSLLHAYGAALDNPDLIVACVVGDGEAETGACATSWHSNKFLNPVHDGAVLPILHLNGYKIANPTVLDRISEDELLQLFRGYGYEPFVISSTETPDIHQAMAATLDKILEEIRSIQARARKNGKLDRPRWPMLILRTPKGWTGPKEVDGKPVEGTWRSHQVPVTDLASNPGHLRILEDWLRSYKPAELFDENGKFHSELAETAPKGQRRMGMNPHANGGLLLQPLTMPHFRDYAVAVPKPGAVEGEATRVLGRFLRDVMKQNQDKRNFRLFGPDETSSNRLDAVYEATAKQWMAEVKPVDIDLAPDGRVMEVLSEHMCQGWLEGYLLTGRHGFFSCYEAFIHIIDSMFNQHAKWLKTTRQLTWRKPIASLNYLLTSHVWRQDHNGFSHQDPGFIDHVANKNADIVRIYLPPDANTLLSVADHCLRSRHYVNLIVAGKQPAPQWLDMDSAVRHCTAGVGVWEWASNDDGDPDVVMACAGDVPTLEILAAVMLLRESIPDIRIRVVNVVDLMALQPASEHPHGLADEDFDEIFTADRPVIFAYHGYATLIHRLTYRRRNHDNIHVRGYKEEGTTTTPFDMAVLNNMDRFQLALDAVRRIPRLKAMNEKATQRYYEIMQRHKIYVAENGEDMPEVSNWKWSA; via the coding sequence ATGGGCGACGTTGAAGTTACCGAGCAAGCACTCCCGGCGAAGCAGAACGCGATAACGCACAAACCTTTGAGCGCTGAAGAAGCCCGCAAGTTAGATGCCTACTGGCGTGCCGCTAATTACCTATCGGTTGGACAGATCTATTTGAAGGAGAATCCTTGCCTGGAGCGGCCTCTCACTCTGGAAGACATCAAGCCGCGTTTGCTTGGCCATTGGGGCACGACGCCGGGGCTCAATTTTGTTTACGTGCATCTGAACCGCCTGATTGTGCAAAACGATCTCAACATGATCTACATCATCGGACCCGGGCACGGCGGGCCCGGAATCGTTGCCCACACATACCTTGAGGGTTCTTACACCGAGATTTATCCGCATATTGAACAAAATCGTGACGGAATGAAGCGACTTTTCCGGCAATTTTCCTGGCCTTATGGAATTCCCAGCCACGTGGCGCCGGAAACTCCTGGCTCGATCCATGAAGGTGGTGAATTGGGTTATTCGTTGCTGCATGCCTACGGAGCTGCACTGGATAATCCGGACCTGATTGTGGCCTGTGTGGTTGGCGACGGAGAAGCCGAGACCGGCGCCTGCGCCACGAGCTGGCACTCTAACAAGTTCCTGAATCCGGTGCATGATGGCGCTGTGCTGCCGATCCTGCATCTGAACGGCTACAAGATTGCCAATCCGACGGTCCTGGATCGCATCAGCGAAGACGAGCTACTGCAACTGTTCCGCGGATATGGATATGAACCGTTTGTGATCTCAAGCACCGAGACGCCTGATATTCATCAGGCGATGGCGGCGACGCTCGATAAGATTCTTGAGGAAATTCGCTCCATCCAGGCACGTGCTCGCAAGAATGGCAAATTGGATCGTCCGCGCTGGCCTATGCTCATCCTTCGGACTCCTAAAGGTTGGACGGGTCCTAAAGAAGTAGATGGCAAGCCGGTTGAAGGCACTTGGCGTTCGCATCAGGTGCCGGTTACCGATCTCGCCAGCAATCCCGGTCATTTGCGCATCCTGGAAGATTGGCTTAGGAGCTACAAACCGGCGGAGCTGTTCGATGAGAACGGCAAGTTCCACTCCGAACTGGCGGAGACTGCGCCCAAGGGCCAACGCCGGATGGGAATGAATCCGCACGCGAATGGCGGTCTTTTGCTTCAGCCACTCACCATGCCACACTTCCGCGACTATGCGGTTGCGGTACCTAAACCGGGCGCGGTCGAGGGCGAAGCAACCCGCGTGTTGGGCCGCTTTCTGCGTGACGTCATGAAGCAAAATCAGGATAAGAGGAACTTCCGTCTGTTTGGTCCGGACGAAACTTCCTCCAACCGTTTGGATGCTGTCTATGAAGCGACGGCTAAGCAATGGATGGCGGAAGTAAAACCGGTCGACATAGATTTGGCCCCCGACGGCCGGGTCATGGAAGTTCTGAGTGAGCACATGTGCCAGGGATGGCTTGAGGGATATCTGCTCACCGGGCGGCATGGATTCTTCTCCTGTTATGAGGCTTTCATCCACATCATTGACTCGATGTTCAACCAGCACGCCAAGTGGCTCAAGACAACGCGTCAGCTCACGTGGCGTAAACCCATTGCTTCACTCAACTATTTGCTCACCTCGCATGTCTGGCGGCAAGATCACAATGGGTTCTCGCATCAGGACCCCGGCTTCATTGATCACGTAGCTAACAAAAATGCCGATATCGTGCGCATCTATCTGCCGCCTGACGCCAACACTTTGCTCTCGGTCGCAGATCACTGCTTACGCAGCCGCCACTATGTGAATCTCATCGTGGCTGGCAAGCAGCCGGCGCCGCAATGGCTTGATATGGATTCAGCGGTCCGGCATTGCACTGCCGGAGTGGGAGTCTGGGAGTGGGCGAGCAATGATGACGGCGATCCGGATGTCGTGATGGCCTGTGCCGGTGACGTACCCACGCTTGAGATCCTGGCAGCGGTTATGCTGCTGCGGGAGTCAATTCCGGATATTCGTATCCGCGTCGTGAATGTCGTGGATCTTATGGCCTTGCAGCCGGCGAGCGAACATCCTCATGGATTGGCGGACGAAGATTTTGATGAGATATTCACTGCCGACCGTCCGGTTATCTTTGCTTATCATGGTTATGCGACGTTGATCCATCGGTTGACCTACCGCCGCCGCAATCATGACAACATCCACGTGCGCGGATATAAAGAAGAAGGCACCACCACGACACCCTTCGACATGGCTGTTCTCAACAATATGGACCGCTTTCAGCTTGCGCTCGATGCCGTGCGGCGCATCCCCAGACTTAAAGCCATGAACGAAAAAGCGACGCAGCGGTATTACGAGATCATGCAGCGCCACAAAATCTACGTCGCCGAGAACGGGGAAGACATGCCTGAAGTGAGCAACTGGAAGTGGTCGGCATAG